The DNA region GGCAAAACAGGCCATAAAAAAGATCATGGAAGGTAAATAATCTTATTTTTGTCTGCTGATTGCCTAGCTAAAAGAGCTACTTCTGTAGCATAAAAAGACTCTTCTGCTGTTACCATACAGCTCCCATTACCTTTTATTTCTTTCAAAAAATCCACAAATATATTTCCTCTACCTTCAAGGGGAAGCTCTTGATTTTTATAGTCTTTGTTAGTCAAAAACACCTTATTAAATATAACTTCTATTACTCCATCAGTACCTACAATTCTCATACGATCATCATCGTGAGATAAAGCATTTTCAGGACGAAGATAATCTATGCTCAAAGAAGCAAAAATTTCGTCCTCCAACGTAAAATGACAAAGAGCTGTAACTTCAAGATCTCCATGATCTTTATTGTATTTCCTTGAATGGGTTGCATATATAGTCTTAAACCTTTTATGAGTAAACCAATGAATCCAATCTATAGCATGAATTCCCACCCATGGAATAGTTCCACCATAAGTCTCTCTTTTTTTATAAAATTCATCTCTTCTACCCAACTTATAAGACTTTTGAGTATTTATTAATCTTATCTCTCCTATGGCTCCTTCTCTTACGAATTTATAAGCAGTAAAAAACCATGGTTTATACCTTATTCCAAACATAGCACAAAGTCTTTTACCAGACTGATAATAAACTCTTTTTAATGCTTTAAGATCTTCCATTGTAGTAGCTAAGGGTTTCTCTGTAAAAACATGGCAACCATAACTTAAAGCTTTGATATTAACCTTAGCTATATCTCCAAAATGACAGGCAACCACTGCAACATCAGGAGAAAGCTCTTCTAACATTACCTCATAATCACCATAAACCTTTCCCTTAAAATTTTCACCAAGCATATTTAAAACTTTATCTATGCTCTCTCCTTTGGAACCGGGGGCTACCCCAACAACTTCGCATTCTTTATCAAGCCCTATACCTTCGATAGCATAATTTATGTGTCCTGAAGAGCCAATTATAACTATCTTCATAATCTTAAAGTCCTCCTACTTCGGTATTATAAGGTATTATAACAAAAGACGGGTTATTGAAAATTATGTATTTTTTTGGTAGAATACTTGTCGGAGAAGTTAAGGAAAATTTTGTACCTTGGAATTATTGACAAAATAAGACAAATATAGTATATAAAAATACTCGTGTGAGCCGCTAGCTCAGTCGGTAGAGCACCTGACTTTTAATCAGGGGGTCACAGGTTCGATTCCTGTGCGGCTCACCAAGATAAAGCCCTCATCGTCTAGCCCGGCCTAGGACACCGCTCTTTCAAGGCGGTGACGGGGGTTCGAATCCCCCTGAGGGCGCCATAAAGTGGGCGGATAGCTCAGTGGTTAGAGCGCCTGCCTTACAAGCAGGAGGTCGTAGGTTCAAGTCCTGCTCCGCCCACCATCTTTTTTAAACTTAGTTTTCATCTCTATTTTCTCTTTTTTAATCTTATTCTTAAATCTTCATCTCTGCCCCTCTTTTTGAAGGAGGCAGGCGTACTATGAAAAACCAAGTTAAATCCTGGAAATCCCTCCTTGATAATTTTTTCTTTGTCTCCCAAGTGAATGGTAAAAGACCTAAAACCCTTCAGTGGTACAAAGAAACTTTAATTCCCTTCACTAAGTCTGTCCCCTTAGAAGAGCTTTCTGTTTACTCTATCCAGAAATATATTTCATCCCTTAGAGAAAGGGGACTAAAGCCTGCCTCTATTGACACTCACATTAGAGCTATAAAATCTTTTCTTCACTTCCTATATGATGAAGGATATTTAGAAGAAAATATTTCAGCAAAAATTAAAAGATATAAACTTCCAAAAAGTTATCCTCATATTTTAAACGATGAACAAATACTTAATTTACTCAAGGTTTGCGATAAAAAATCATGGGATAGTTTTAGAAATTATGTAATTGTTCTTACCTTTTTAGATACTGGGATAAGGCTATCTGAACTTTTAAACCTCACTGTAAATGATGTAAATTTACCCAAAAGGAGTATTTTCATTAGAAGTGGAAAGGGAGAAAAAGATAGAGAAGTTTACATGGGAAAGACTCTTGTAAGGGAGATGGCAAAGTGGTTAAAAATGAGAGGATATTTTCCATATGAAGAAAGAGTATTTATTACAAAACAAGGATATCCTCTAAATAAAAGAGGAGTAGAAAGGATATTTACAAAGATACCTAAATAAAAAAGGGAGCAAGGATTCTCTCCCTGCTCCCCAACCCGTCACTTATCACTGAGTAGGATATGGTCCTGTATTTCCTTCTGAATCTGTTTTTATTATGTAAAAATCAGCAGATCCTGCACCAAAAGAAGATGTCCCTCCTGCAACTATATATCCTCCATCACTTGTCTGCTGTATGGAATAAGCCCGATCATAACTGCTTCCTCCATAGGTTTTCTCCCAAACCTTATCCCCATTACTGTCAAGCTTTATTATGTAAAAATCCCCATTTCCTGCACCAAAAGACTCTGTATATCCTGCAACTATATATCCTCCATCACTTGTCTGCTGTATGGAATAAGCCTCATCATAACTGCTTCCTCCATAGGTTTTCTCCCAAACCTTATCCCCATTACTGTCAAGCTTTATTATGTAAAAATCAGAACGTCCTGCACCAAAAGAATTTGTATATCCTGCAACTATATATCCTCCATCACTTGTCTGCTGTATGGAATAAGCCTCATCATAACTGCTTCCTCCATAGGTTTTCTCCCAAACCTTATCCCCATTACTGTCAAGCTTTATTATGTAAAAATCATCATATCCTGCACCAAAAGAATATGTCGTTCCTGCAACTATATATCCTCCATCAGTTGTCTGCTGTATGGAACGAGCCCATTCATCATTGCTTCCTCCATAGGTTTTCCCCCAAACCTTATTCCCATTACTGTCAAGCTTTATTATGTAAAAATCAGAACCTCCTGCACCAAAAGAAGATGTCTCTCCTGCAACTATATATCCTCCATCACTTGTCTGCTGTATGGAATAAGCCCAATCCCAAGAGCTTCCTCCATAGGTTTTCCCCCAAACCTTATTCCCATTACTGTCAAGCTTTATTATGTAAAAATCAGCAGATCCTGCACCAAAAGAATATGTCCCTCCTGCAACTATATATCCTCCATCACTTGTCTGCTGTATGGAATAAGCCACATCATTCTCGCTTCCTCCATAGGTTTTCTCCCAAACCTTATTCCCATTACTATCAAGCTTTATTATGTAAAAATCCATATTTCCTGCACCAAAAGACTCTGTCCATCCTGCAACTATATATCCTCCATCAGTTGTCTGCTGTATGGAAGAAGCCCAATCCAAATTGCTTCCTCCATAAGTTTTTTGCCAGACTTGCTGTTGAGCATTTTGCACATTTACAGTTATACTTGCACTTCCTACATTCCCTGCATTATCTATTGCTCTAACCTGTATTGTATGATTCCCATCTGCATATTGAGTAGTATTCCAGCTATACTCATAAGGACTTGATGTATCTTCTCCCACTTTTGTTCCATCAATGTAAAATTCTACTTTTGAAACTCCTACGTTATCACTTGCGGTTGCCCGTATTATGACAGTTCCAGAAACAGTTTGACCATCTTGAGGATTTGTAATTGTTACTTGTGGTGGAGTTGTATCCTTTTTAGGTGAACATCCTGAAATTAAAAGGGAAAAGATAAGGAAAACTGAAAGAAGAAGAAAAAATTTTCTCATTCCTCTTTCACCTTCTTTCTTAACTAAATTAAGATGAGATAAGTAGGATAAAAGATTTAAATTGTGGTTTATTTTAAGCTATATGCCCTAATTTTATCCTTTTTTCACTTTCTATTTTAAGTAGCTCTTTTAAAAAAGTCAATTCTTCTATTCCCTGACCTGTAATCAGTATTTAAAAAAGGATGCCTCCTTGTGGTAGAATTTGAAGGCGATTTTATATGTTTATTTTACCAAATTTACCTCAATAATCGTAGAAGATTTCCGCTAATATTTTTGTAAGAAGATAAAGATAAGCA from Dictyoglomus turgidum DSM 6724 includes:
- a CDS encoding Gfo/Idh/MocA family protein, with protein sequence MKIVIIGSSGHINYAIEGIGLDKECEVVGVAPGSKGESIDKVLNMLGENFKGKVYGDYEVMLEELSPDVAVVACHFGDIAKVNIKALSYGCHVFTEKPLATTMEDLKALKRVYYQSGKRLCAMFGIRYKPWFFTAYKFVREGAIGEIRLINTQKSYKLGRRDEFYKKRETYGGTIPWVGIHAIDWIHWFTHKRFKTIYATHSRKYNKDHGDLEVTALCHFTLEDEIFASLSIDYLRPENALSHDDDRMRIVGTDGVIEVIFNKVFLTNKDYKNQELPLEGRGNIFVDFLKEIKGNGSCMVTAEESFYATEVALLARQSADKNKIIYLP
- a CDS encoding tyrosine-type recombinase/integrase, whose translation is MKNQVKSWKSLLDNFFFVSQVNGKRPKTLQWYKETLIPFTKSVPLEELSVYSIQKYISSLRERGLKPASIDTHIRAIKSFLHFLYDEGYLEENISAKIKRYKLPKSYPHILNDEQILNLLKVCDKKSWDSFRNYVIVLTFLDTGIRLSELLNLTVNDVNLPKRSIFIRSGKGEKDREVYMGKTLVREMAKWLKMRGYFPYEERVFITKQGYPLNKRGVERIFTKIPK
- a CDS encoding Ig-like domain-containing protein, with protein sequence MRKFFLLLSVFLIFSLLISGCSPKKDTTPPQVTITNPQDGQTVSGTVIIRATASDNVGVSKVEFYIDGTKVGEDTSSPYEYSWNTTQYADGNHTIQVRAIDNAGNVGSASITVNVQNAQQQVWQKTYGGSNLDWASSIQQTTDGGYIVAGWTESFGAGNMDFYIIKLDSNGNKVWEKTYGGSENDVAYSIQQTSDGGYIVAGGTYSFGAGSADFYIIKLDSNGNKVWGKTYGGSSWDWAYSIQQTSDGGYIVAGETSSFGAGGSDFYIIKLDSNGNKVWGKTYGGSNDEWARSIQQTTDGGYIVAGTTYSFGAGYDDFYIIKLDSNGDKVWEKTYGGSSYDEAYSIQQTSDGGYIVAGYTNSFGAGRSDFYIIKLDSNGDKVWEKTYGGSSYDEAYSIQQTSDGGYIVAGYTESFGAGNGDFYIIKLDSNGDKVWEKTYGGSSYDRAYSIQQTSDGGYIVAGGTSSFGAGSADFYIIKTDSEGNTGPYPTQ